One genomic segment of Flavobacteriaceae bacterium includes these proteins:
- a CDS encoding M3 family peptidase, which translates to MNPLLQEFDTTPFSQIKNSDYKPAIKKAIEITAEEISAITSNREKPDFENTIAALEFTGEKLNRITGIFFNLNSAETNEEIQKTAQEIAPWLSTFKNDIVLNKPLFTRVKSVYDRKVDLRLSAEQEMLLEKQFKGFSRNGANLNDTDKKVLREVDATLSKLSLQFGEHVLAETNAYQLLIIDEKQLSGLPEDVKEAAKMTAEEKGKKGWVFTLDYPSYIPFMTYADDRDLRKQLAIAFGKRGFQNTKNNNEDIVLQIANLRHKRAHLLGYKTHADFVLEERMAETPEKVIQFLNDLLAKAKPAAEREFKKLEKYAKKSDGIDQLQKWDGAYYAEKLKKEIFNLDQELLKPYFQLDRVINGVFTVANKLYGLKFVEVFDMDTYHKEVKTYKVHDANDFFIAYLYADFHPRAGKRNGAWMTSYKPQQIKNGINDRPHISIVCNFTKPTQTKPSLLTFNEVTTLFHEFGHALHGMLANTTYSSLSGTAVSWDFVELPSQILENWCYEKEALALFAKHYKTGEMIPMEYIDKIKASANFQEGMQTVRQLSFGLLDMSWHGQDASEIEDVKTFETVVFSETQLYPDVPENCMSTSFSHIFQGGYSAGYYSYKWAEVLDADAFEYFLEKGIFNKEVATLFKEHVLSKGGTEKPMDLYKCFRGKEPKPDALLKRAGLLSK; encoded by the coding sequence ATGAATCCGCTTTTACAAGAATTTGATACGACTCCTTTTTCTCAAATCAAGAACTCGGATTATAAGCCTGCCATAAAAAAAGCAATTGAAATTACTGCGGAAGAAATTTCAGCCATCACGTCTAACAGAGAAAAACCCGATTTTGAGAATACCATTGCAGCATTAGAGTTTACAGGAGAGAAATTAAACAGAATTACCGGCATTTTTTTCAACTTAAACAGTGCCGAGACCAATGAGGAAATACAAAAAACAGCACAAGAAATTGCTCCCTGGCTCAGTACCTTTAAGAACGATATTGTCTTAAATAAACCACTGTTTACCAGAGTAAAATCCGTATATGATAGAAAAGTGGATTTGAGATTATCTGCTGAGCAGGAAATGTTGTTAGAAAAACAATTTAAGGGATTTTCAAGAAATGGCGCGAATTTAAATGATACGGATAAAAAGGTACTTCGTGAAGTAGATGCTACCCTCTCCAAATTATCTTTACAATTTGGGGAACATGTGCTTGCCGAAACGAACGCATATCAACTGCTTATCATCGATGAAAAACAATTATCGGGTTTGCCTGAAGATGTAAAAGAAGCTGCTAAAATGACTGCTGAAGAAAAAGGAAAAAAGGGATGGGTTTTTACGTTGGACTATCCAAGTTATATTCCTTTTATGACCTATGCGGATGATAGAGATCTGCGGAAACAGCTGGCAATTGCATTTGGTAAAAGAGGGTTTCAAAATACTAAAAATAATAACGAAGACATTGTTTTACAAATTGCAAATCTTCGTCATAAAAGAGCTCATTTATTAGGCTATAAAACACATGCTGATTTTGTATTAGAAGAAAGAATGGCCGAAACACCCGAAAAGGTCATTCAATTTTTAAACGATTTATTGGCAAAAGCAAAACCGGCAGCAGAAAGAGAATTTAAAAAACTTGAGAAATACGCTAAAAAATCAGATGGTATCGATCAATTGCAAAAATGGGACGGAGCGTATTATGCTGAAAAATTAAAAAAAGAAATATTCAACTTAGATCAAGAACTGTTAAAACCTTATTTTCAATTAGACCGTGTAATCAACGGAGTTTTTACAGTTGCAAATAAATTATATGGTTTGAAGTTTGTCGAAGTTTTTGATATGGATACCTACCACAAAGAGGTAAAAACCTATAAAGTGCATGATGCCAATGATTTCTTTATTGCTTATTTATATGCTGATTTTCATCCAAGAGCAGGAAAAAGAAACGGTGCCTGGATGACATCTTATAAACCGCAGCAAATTAAAAACGGCATCAATGACAGGCCTCATATTTCCATTGTTTGCAACTTTACAAAACCTACTCAAACCAAACCTTCTTTATTGACTTTTAATGAAGTAACTACTTTATTCCACGAATTTGGACATGCATTGCATGGCATGCTTGCAAATACTACATATAGCAGTCTATCCGGAACTGCTGTTTCCTGGGATTTTGTGGAATTGCCGAGCCAGATTTTAGAAAATTGGTGTTACGAAAAAGAAGCATTAGCATTATTTGCCAAACATTATAAAACAGGGGAAATGATTCCAATGGAGTATATAGATAAAATTAAAGCATCTGCCAATTTTCAGGAAGGAATGCAAACAGTACGCCAATTGAGTTTCGGATTACTGGATATGAGTTGGCACGGGCAAGATGCTTCGGAAATTGAAGATGTAAAAACATTTGAAACAGTTGTTTTTTCAGAAACCCAATTATACCCTGATGTCCCGGAAAATTGTATGAGTACTTCTTTTTCTCATATTTTTCAGGGAGGATACTCCGCTGGTTACTATTCGTATAAATGGGCGGAAGTTCTGGATGCAGATGCTTTCGAATATTTTTTAGAGAAGGGAATTTTTAATAAAGAGGTTGCCACCCTATTTAAAGAACATGTTTTATCTAAGGGAGGGACTGAAAAACCAATGGATTTATATAAATGTTTCAGAGGAAAAGAGCCAAAACCGGATGCTTTGTTAAAAAGAGCAGGACTACTTTCTAAATAA